A single region of the Sorghum bicolor cultivar BTx623 chromosome 9, Sorghum_bicolor_NCBIv3, whole genome shotgun sequence genome encodes:
- the LOC8055711 gene encoding NAC domain-containing protein 10 — protein sequence MCSSNSTSDLTDEKLKDQQRSTPASRRCPSCDHELDCNPDMVGFPAGVKFDPSDQELIEHLESMVKEGGSRAHPLIGDFIHTIDQGNDGICYTHPENLPGVTRNGVSKHFFHRPSKAYTSGTRKRRKIKSERGLRSCDDVGEACWHKTGKTRPVLVGGQQKGWKKTLVLYNSYGKQRKPEKTNWVMHQYHLGREEKDGELVVSKVFYQQKQLRPTATMMGQNDERVEVTSEAMKDMLPGCGAAAAEAGDAMIQLQQHLQQRQADGQSRFTSARMSREVGVGNPLVGDQGLLHETHHIPSQHNEVRSMLVKPVHTMPSVESTPLEHRIDQIIACSAISLSPPEQRSENQEDRQQQKKVDCRRPCSSEEAMIACQTSSTEEDVQEELQLFPRR from the exons AtgtgcagcagcaacagcacctCTGACCTCACTGATGAGAAGCTTAAGGACCAACAACGGTCGACACCAGCTTCACGGCGCTGCCCTAGTTGCGACCATGAGCTCGACTGCAATCCA GACATGGTTGGATTTCCAGCaggtgtcaagtttgatccatcagaCCAGGAGCTCATAGAGCACCTGGAGTCCATGGTGAAGGAAGGAGGCTCCAGAGCACACCCCCTGATTGGTGACTTTATACACACAATTGATCAAGGAAACGATGGCATTTGCTACACCCATCCTGAGAATCTCCCAG GTGTGACAAGAAATGGAGTTAGCAAGCACTTCTTCCATAGGCCATCCAAAGCCTACACCTCTGGTACAAGGAAGAGGAGAAAGATCAAGTCAGAACGTGGCCTTCGCAGCTGCGATGATGTTGGCGAGGCGTGCTGGCATAAGACCGGCAAGACACGTCCTGTGCTCGTTGGTGGTCAGCAGAAGGGGTGGAAGAAGACCCTAGTGCTGTACAATAGCTATGGAAAGCAACGGAAACCAGAGAAGACCAACTGGGTGATGCACCAATACCACCTCGGCAGGGAGGAGAAGGACGGGGAGCTGGTCGTGTCTAAGGTCTTCTATCAGCAGAAGCAGCTGCGTCCTACCGCGACAATGATGGGACAGAATGATGAAAGGGTAGAAGTGACCTCAGAGGCCATGAAAGATATGCTCCCTGGGTGCGGTGCGGCAGCCGCTGAAGCTGGGGATGCCATGATACAACTGCAGCAGCACCTACAGCAGAGGCAGGCTGATGGCCAGAGCAGATTTACTTCTGCCAGGATGTCCCGTGAG GTTGGTGTAGGCAACCCATTAGTTGGTGATCAAGGACTGCTGCATGAAACCCACCACATACCATCACAACATAATGAAGTCCGATCAATGCTCGTAAAACCAGTGCACACTATGCCTTCTGTTGAAAGCACACCCCTTGAACACAGAATCGACCAAATTATCGCCTGCAGTGCAATATCCCTCAGTCCCCCTGAACAGCGCAGTGAAAACCAAGAG GATCGGCAGCAGCAGAAGAAAGTTGACTGCAGAAGGCCTTGTAGTTCGGAAGAAGCCATGATAGCCTGCCAGACATCAAGCACAGAAGAG GATGTGCAGGAAGAGCTTCAACTCTTCCCAAGGAGATAA